The following proteins come from a genomic window of Phycodurus eques isolate BA_2022a chromosome 9, UOR_Pequ_1.1, whole genome shotgun sequence:
- the LOC133407815 gene encoding uncharacterized protein LOC133407815 isoform X1, whose product MRRFFHVQRDEDYSQIQYLTAKCTHLARDKAVSDREFLLSREREKKLQNEFQAVAAQLFHLEKSNVELRRTQDQLIGTIQQQQELVEWLQQRVVFLAGETERDAELLHQVCSELLCLQSSEVQLEGLAEELHAKALLQQHREAESLGAELHPEDHRGEALTDGLQADLEIKTAELDQLRDANKKMAAELMDLRFAHEEQVRALRWENDSGARKLQETLEQFEWLCQQQRYWMACVKSFKDCFMGEREDLLQQVRTLERKAKQWKKSNDHRCQQTPHCLLQDNDCSNRQGVLSTDTKNLVED is encoded by the exons ATGAGGAGGTTTTTCCATGTGCAGAGGGATGAAGACTACAGTCAGATCCAGTATCTGACAGCCAAGTGCACGCATTTGGCTCGAGACAAAG CTGTGTCAGACAGGGAGTTCCTGTTGTCTagggaaagagagaagaagctgcAGAATGAATTCCAAGCTGTGGCTGCTCAACTTTTCCACCTGGAGAAGAGCAACGTGGAGCTCAGGAGGACACAGGACCAGCTTATTGGCACGATCCAACAGCAGCAG GAGTTGGTGGAGTGGCTACAGCAGCGTGTGGTTTTCCTGGCGGGGGAGACTGAGCGCGATGCCGAGCTACTGCATCAAGTGTGCTCAGAGCTGCTGTGCCTTCAGAGCTCTGAGGTGCAGCTGGAGGGCCTGGCAGAGGAGCTGCACGCCAAGGCCCTGCTACAGCAGCACAGGGAGGCCGAGAGCCTCGGGGCGGAGCTGCACCCCGAGGACCACCGCGGCGAAGCGCTGACTGATGGCCTCCAGGCGGACCTGGAAAT TAAGACTGCAGAGCTGGATCAGCTTCGAGACGCCAACAAGAAGATGGCGGCAGAGCTGATGGATTTGCGCTTTGCACACGAAGAACAG GTGAGAGCTCTGCGATGGGAGAATGACAGCGGTGCGAGGAAGCTCCAGGAAACGCTGGAGCAGTTTGAGTGGCTGTGTCAGCAACAGCGCTACTGGATGGCGTGCGTCAAGAG CTTCAAAGACTGCTTTATGGGGGAAAGAGAAGATCTGCTTCAGCAAGTCCGCACGCTGGAAAGAAAGGCCAAACAATGGAAGAAGTCAAACGATCACAGGTGCCAACAGACCCCACACTGCCTTCTACAGGACAACGACTGCTCTAACAG GCAGGGAGTCCTATCAACAGATACCAAAAACCTCGTTGAGGATTAA
- the LOC133407815 gene encoding uncharacterized protein LOC133407815 isoform X2: MRRFFHVQRDEDYSQIQYLTAKCTHLARDKAVSDREFLLSREREKKLQNEFQAVAAQLFHLEKSNVELRRTQDQLIGTIQQQQELVEWLQQRVVFLAGETERDAELLHQVCSELLCLQSSEVQLEGLAEELHAKALLQQHREAESLGAELHPEDHRGEALTDGLQADLEIKTAELDQLRDANKKMAAELMDLRFAHEEQVRALRWENDSGARKLQETLEQFEWLCQQQRYWMACVKSFKDCFMGEREDLLQQVRTLERKAKQWKKSNDHRQGVLSTDTKNLVED, encoded by the exons ATGAGGAGGTTTTTCCATGTGCAGAGGGATGAAGACTACAGTCAGATCCAGTATCTGACAGCCAAGTGCACGCATTTGGCTCGAGACAAAG CTGTGTCAGACAGGGAGTTCCTGTTGTCTagggaaagagagaagaagctgcAGAATGAATTCCAAGCTGTGGCTGCTCAACTTTTCCACCTGGAGAAGAGCAACGTGGAGCTCAGGAGGACACAGGACCAGCTTATTGGCACGATCCAACAGCAGCAG GAGTTGGTGGAGTGGCTACAGCAGCGTGTGGTTTTCCTGGCGGGGGAGACTGAGCGCGATGCCGAGCTACTGCATCAAGTGTGCTCAGAGCTGCTGTGCCTTCAGAGCTCTGAGGTGCAGCTGGAGGGCCTGGCAGAGGAGCTGCACGCCAAGGCCCTGCTACAGCAGCACAGGGAGGCCGAGAGCCTCGGGGCGGAGCTGCACCCCGAGGACCACCGCGGCGAAGCGCTGACTGATGGCCTCCAGGCGGACCTGGAAAT TAAGACTGCAGAGCTGGATCAGCTTCGAGACGCCAACAAGAAGATGGCGGCAGAGCTGATGGATTTGCGCTTTGCACACGAAGAACAG GTGAGAGCTCTGCGATGGGAGAATGACAGCGGTGCGAGGAAGCTCCAGGAAACGCTGGAGCAGTTTGAGTGGCTGTGTCAGCAACAGCGCTACTGGATGGCGTGCGTCAAGAG CTTCAAAGACTGCTTTATGGGGGAAAGAGAAGATCTGCTTCAGCAAGTCCGCACGCTGGAAAGAAAGGCCAAACAATGGAAGAAGTCAAACGATCACAG GCAGGGAGTCCTATCAACAGATACCAAAAACCTCGTTGAGGATTAA